In Anaerotignum faecicola, the sequence CTGACTAAATCCACGGCCTGTGTCGTGGTCTTCAGCGTAAATTTTTTCCACTTCATAACGATCCCTTATCCTTTCACAATTTTTACAAAGAGACACATAATCACCACCAGAACCACCGGCCTTACAATCTTCCGGCCGCTCTTAACCACCAGCCCGGAGCCGATATAATGGCCTGCGATACAGAAAACCCCTGCCGTTACGCCTAACGGAAGCAGAACCTTTCCATTGATCAAAAAGGTCACCAGCGCCGCGATGTTGGAGGAGAGATTGACCACCTTCGTCGTGCCGGACGCGGTTCTCAAATCCATTTTGGCAGCTCCCGTTAAAACCAGAAGCAGGAATGTTCCTGTCCCCGGACCGTAAAAGCCGTCATATGTACCGATTAAAAGCGCCGCAGCCATGCTGACGGCCAGCATCTTCTTCTCCGGGAGGCTGCCTGTATCTTTATTATCACCCATATCTTTGTTTTTCAAAACATAGAACGCCACAACCGGCAGGGCAAATAACATCATTCCTTTCAGAAATTTCTCACTTGCCAGCAGGGATAAATT encodes:
- a CDS encoding TSUP family transporter: NLSLLASEKFLKGMMLFALPVVAFYVLKNKDMGDNKDTGSLPEKKMLAVSMAAALLIGTYDGFYGPGTGTFLLLVLTGAAKMDLRTASGTTKVVNLSSNIAALVTFLINGKVLLPLGVTAGVFCIAGHYIGSGLVVKSGRKIVRPVVLVVIMCLFVKIVKG